CATTAAGGATGCATGCCAATTAGGATCCAACTTTTTGATGGTTTCAAAATCGTCTTCGTTTTGAAGCATCAAGCAGTTGCTTCCGGCGAGAATATCGACCCATGTCTTTGCATAGTCGATAAAATCATTGGTTACAATATCTCGAATGGAATGCTGGTTTGAACCTTCCTTGACGGAATCGCTAAAGACAGAACAGGTGCGTTCGTTAAAGTTGGTGAGCAAAAGGCAACAGTAGTTAGCACCGCAAATTTCACGGATGTCATAGAGGACTTCGTCCATGGTTTTTTGCAAGTTTGTGGCACCGCGGAGCTTAATGCAGGTCTTGAGCACTGTCGTTGATGTTTCGACAGAAAGCTTGGCCATGGCATCGTAGTCCACTTCGGGCGAAATACTTTGCGAGTATGTACAATATGCCTTGTTCGGGTCGTCGATATTCAGGGGCAGCATAATCAGGTTGATGCAAAAATCAAAGTGCTCCGGACGAATATAGGCGTGAATGGGTTCCTTTTTGACGGCACACTGGTAGCAGAAGTGTTCGAAATTCAATTCCTTCTTCATGTACCGTTCATAACTAGTGCCGGGTTTAAAAGGCTCCTTTGTTATAGCGTAACCATCGCGAATGGCTTGTTCCGTTGCTTCAATGAATGGCTTATTAGCATATTCGTAAAGAATACGCCCAAGCTTTCCGTCTTTGCGCTTTTCGACGGAAACAATGCATGTCATTGAATAAAATGTATCGACGAATTTTTGCAGATCCATATTTAGCGCTTCCTGTTTTCTGGGAATTTTGCATAAAATTGCTTTTTATCTTCGTACATACGAGTATCCGCTTCTCGCATAGCTGCACGGATATCGCCATGGTTTTCGTCGTAATAAAAGCCGACTGCAAAACTGACTGGGTGTTCTGGATCGTATGCCCTTTGACGCAATGCTTCGATTTTTGTCTCGATGTCTTCTTTGGGCTTGTCCATGGCTATAACCACGAATTCGTCGCCACCGGCGCGGTAAATTTCGCAGTCGGTGAATATATCCATCAATGCCTTTGCAGCGTTCTTAAGGAGCTGGTCGCCCGCATTGTGGCCAGCTCCGTCGTTTACGGTTTTGAGGCCGTTCAAGTCTGCAAAGACTATTCCGTATGCGTCTGGAACGCGCTCGCGACCACTTACAATCTTGAGGACGCGGTTGTTCATGGCATTGCGGTTCTTGACGCCTGTCAAAAGGTCTGTGGAACTCAACATTTCCAGTTTTTGTAACAACTGGTAGTTCACAATTTCAGAAGCAATAAAGAACGTCGTCAGTTCAAGGGTTTCCTTGATGTGGTCGGTATCTTTAATGTCGAAATTTGTAGACCAGATAAAGCCGATGACTTCGTTGTTGTACTGGAGCGGGAAAAGAACGATGCTATCGATTCCTGCATCTCGCATGGATTTGCACCAGCGAGGATTGCGTGCTCTGACAGCTTCCATATCGGATTCGTTTTTGATGATAAGGCAGTTGCTACCACCAATTGTATCCATCCAAGTTTTAACAAGGTCTGTAAATGCATCATTTAGGTAATCTAAGAGCGTTCGCTTATCCACGTGAGGATCGCAACTTTCGCTTAGCAATGAACATTTGTTTTCCTTAAAGTCCGTCAACATGATGCAGCAGAAGTTTGCAGCGCAGATGACACGGATATCGCGGATAACTTCGTCCATGGTCTGGAGGAAGTTCTTGGTGCTGCGAAGCTTGATACAAGTCTTCAGGACGTCCGAGGTCGTTTTTGCAGAAAGGTTTGCCATCTGCTCTACGCTAGCTTCGGTCGAAACTTCTTGCGTGTAGGTGCAGTAGCACTTGTTCGGATCGTTAAATTCGAGAGGTAGGCTAAATATGTTGAACCACACATCGAACCTGTCGGGATGGATATAGGCGTGCATCGGCTTCTTGAGGACCGCGCTGTTGTAAATGAAATGCTCGAAGTTCAAGTCTTTGGGTATATACTTGGTATATTCTTGGCCGGGCACGAACTTGTTGCCGAAGGGCATATCGATCGGATTTTCGCTGCTTCTTTCGTAAGACGAAACGTAAGCTTTGTTCCCGACTTCTATGCGCATTGTTCCATAGCTTCCGTCGGGGTTCTTTTCAACAGACATGATACAGGTCATTGAGTCGAACTGGTTAACGTATTCCTGTAGATCCATAACATCTCCTTCATGGCAAAAAGGACCTTCATAAAAATAATATGAAATGATTGATTTGGGTGTGTTTTATGTCTCTTTTTTTCATAAATTTGACCCCAAAAGGGTGATATTCCTCACATTTTGTAAGATTTCTGTATTTGTTGCTTATGATTCATGACTCAATTTACGATCCGATTCGCAAAAAAGAGGTCCCATTGACCCCCGAGGAACATGTCCGGCAGGCGACCGT
This portion of the Fibrobacter succinogenes genome encodes:
- a CDS encoding GGDEF domain-containing protein, translating into MDLQKFVDTFYSMTCIVSVEKRKDGKLGRILYEYANKPFIEATEQAIRDGYAITKEPFKPGTSYERYMKKELNFEHFCYQCAVKKEPIHAYIRPEHFDFCINLIMLPLNIDDPNKAYCTYSQSISPEVDYDAMAKLSVETSTTVLKTCIKLRGATNLQKTMDEVLYDIREICGANYCCLLLTNFNERTCSVFSDSVKEGSNQHSIRDIVTNDFIDYAKTWVDILAGSNCLMLQNEDDFETIKKLDPNWHASLMQNNIDSLVLLPLEFNNRIAGFIWVTNFDTSKLLQIKETLEISSFFIASEVSNYLLLNKLEKLSNLDLLTGAKNRNSMNNRVSQFLKGDVSYKSLAVVFADLNGLKPVNDIKGHDAGDDLLKSAADILKDTFTEGEVYRAGGDEFLIIITDTPKEGIEAKVKKIHDKSQDINNVSFSLGFYYNGNGGDIRTAMHEADVRMYEDKKQFYAKHPELKKR
- a CDS encoding GGDEF domain-containing protein; amino-acid sequence: MDLQEYVNQFDSMTCIMSVEKNPDGSYGTMRIEVGNKAYVSSYERSSENPIDMPFGNKFVPGQEYTKYIPKDLNFEHFIYNSAVLKKPMHAYIHPDRFDVWFNIFSLPLEFNDPNKCYCTYTQEVSTEASVEQMANLSAKTTSDVLKTCIKLRSTKNFLQTMDEVIRDIRVICAANFCCIMLTDFKENKCSLLSESCDPHVDKRTLLDYLNDAFTDLVKTWMDTIGGSNCLIIKNESDMEAVRARNPRWCKSMRDAGIDSIVLFPLQYNNEVIGFIWSTNFDIKDTDHIKETLELTTFFIASEIVNYQLLQKLEMLSSTDLLTGVKNRNAMNNRVLKIVSGRERVPDAYGIVFADLNGLKTVNDGAGHNAGDQLLKNAAKALMDIFTDCEIYRAGGDEFVVIAMDKPKEDIETKIEALRQRAYDPEHPVSFAVGFYYDENHGDIRAAMREADTRMYEDKKQFYAKFPENRKR